The following proteins come from a genomic window of Daphnia carinata strain CSIRO-1 chromosome 6, CSIRO_AGI_Dcar_HiC_V3, whole genome shotgun sequence:
- the LOC130690303 gene encoding serine--tRNA ligase, cytoplasmic-like isoform X2 translates to MVLDIDLFRADKGGDPEKMRENQRKRFKDVKLVDLIVEKDNQWRQLRFQLDQLNKLKNSASKEIGEKMKKKEPVGDDVLPDGLESLMGSMSLTGEQLKPLTVNQIKKVSTLMDKAIAETNKKLDETEKERNDGLREMGNHLHSSVHVSDNEDENVVERTFGDCVTRKKYSHVDLIHMVEGMDAERGTVTAGGRGYYLLGPMVFLEQALIQLALRILQTKGYIAMGTPFFMRKDIMQDVAQLSQFDDELYKVIGKGSEKAEDKEVDEKYLIATSEQPIAAFHRDEWIKETELPKRYAGISSCFRQEVGSHGRDTRGIFRVHQFQKVEQFCITSPHDNLSWQMMDEMIGNAEAFYQALNIPYRIVNIVSGALNNAAAKKLDLEAWFPGSGAFRELVSCSNCLEYQSRRLLIRYGQTKKMNAQTDYVHMLNATMCATTRVICAILELNQTETGIKIPDVLKPFMPPAYAEEIPFTKPAPIDEMELKKQKKK, encoded by the exons ATGGTTCTCGATATCGATCTGTTTCGAGCCGACAAGGGCGGTGATCCCGAAAAAATGAGGGAAAACCAGAGGAAAAGATTCAAAGATGTAAAACTTGTAGATTTAATTGTTGAAAAAGACAATCAATGGAGACAAT TACGATTCCAATTGGATCAGCTAaataagttgaagaattccgCCAGCAAGGAGATTGGTGAGAAAATGAAG aaaaaagaaccTGTAGGTGATGATGTTCTTCCTGACGGGCTTGAATCACTCATGGGCTCTATGAGCCTAACTGGAGAGCAACTAAAACCATTGACGGTTAACCAAATCAAGAAGGTCAGCACACTCATGGATAAAGCCATTGCTGAGACGAACAAGAAATTGGATGAGACCGAAAAGGAAAGGAATGATGGTCTTAGAGAAATGGGCAATCATTTGCACTCCAGTGTCCATGTCAGCGATAATGAG GACGAAAATGTTGTGGAACGGACATTCGGCGACTGTGTCACCCGCAAGAAATACTCTCACGTGGATCTTATCCACATGGTTGAGGGTATGGATGCGGAGCGAGGAACTGTGACGGCTGGCGGTCGCGGTTATTACCTTCTCGGACCCATGGTCTTTTTGGAGCAA GCTTTGATCCAACTAGCTCTTAGAATTTTGCAAACCAAGGGCTACATTGCCATGGGAACCCCCTTTTTCATGCGGAAAGATATCATGCAAGATGTTGCTCAGCTCTCTCAGTTTGACGATGAGCTCTACAAG GTCATCGGTAAAGGCAGCGAAAAAGCTGAAGATAAGGAAGTAGACGAGAAATACTTGATCGCTACTTCTGAACAACCGATCGCTGCCTTCCATCGCGACGAATGGATCAAGGAAACGGAATTGCCCAAACGCTACGCTGGAATCTCGTCTTGCTTCCGCCAGGAAGTGGGTTCTCACGGCCGCGATACCCGCGGCATCTTCCGCGTTCATCAATTCCAAAAG GTGGAGCAATTTTGCATCACATCCCCTCACGACAACCTGTCGTGGCAGATGATGGACGAAATGATTGGCAACGCCGAGGCTTTCTACCAGGCGCTGAACATCCCATACAGGATCGTTAACATTGTCTCCGGAGCGTTGAACAACGCTGCGGCTAAGAAACTTGATCTTGAAGCCTGGTTTCCAGGCTCAG GTGCTTTCCGCGAACTGGTCTCGTGCTCAAACTGTTTAGAGTATCAGTCACGCCGGTTGCTGATTCGCTACGGCCAGACTAAGAAAATGAACGCTCAG ACGGATTACGTGCACATGCTGAACGCTACGATGTGCGCCACTACCCGCGTTATTTGCGCCATTCTGGAACTAAATCAAACGGAGACTGGCATTAAAATTCCCGATGTGCTGAAACCCTTCATGCCTCCTG cgTACGCTGAAGAGATCCCGTTTACTAAACCGGCGCCGATTGACGAAATGGAGttgaaaaaacagaagaaaaagtaa
- the LOC130690332 gene encoding proteasome assembly chaperone 2-like, whose product MFVFLKDKSIDWSSLQDYTFILPAVSVGNIGQLSVDLLISSLRCDKLAKVDHPIFVPVVGSDPYDDIREQDLMTAAELYISKEKKLVILQIRGLLIKEFCADFLAKLVDWIKICSFTKTILLSSLYNYERVDSQLTGSPFRYTITSSVKSTVEEELKNLQWSALETRRSVWKEGTEEILFFPGGGYTNMLNKLCGKMNIPLVTLLIFCAEGDNIPGVLLITGHLNRWLNFVRMANDTPGWKFPASWKLFFGAPPPLTMY is encoded by the exons ATGTTCGTATTCTTGAAGGATAAGTCGATCGATTGGTCTTCTCTACAAGATTACACCTTCATTCTG cCAGCAGTTTCTGTCGGGAATATTGGCCAGCTTTCGGTGGACTTGCTCATCAGCTCGCTGCGCTGCGACAAGCTTGCCAAGGTAGATCATCCCATCTTTGTGCCTGTAGTTGGTAGTGATCCGTATGATGACATTCGTGAGCAAGACCTCATGACAGCAGCAGAGC TCTACATCAGCAAAGAGAAGAAATTGGTGATTTTACAAATACGTGGACTTCTCATCAAA GAATTCTGTGCTGATTTTTTAGCCAAGCTAGTGGACTGGATCAAAATATGTTCTTTTACCAAGACGATTCTCTTGTCCAGCCTGTACAATTACGAACGAGTTGATTCTCAACTTACCGGCTCGCCATTTCGCTATACGATCACTTCCTCTGTGAAGTCGACAGTTGAAGAGGAATTAAA AAATTTGCAGTGGTCTGCCTTAGAAACCCGCCGTTCGGTTTGGAAAGAGGGAACCgaagaaattcttttcttccccgGTGGGGGATACACGAACATGCTGAATAAATTATG TGGCAAAATGAACATTCCGTTGGTAACTCTTCTTATATTTTGCGCCGAGGGCGACAACATACCAGGAGTTTTGTTGATAACAGGCCATCTAAATCGATGGCTGAATTTTGTACGGATGGCAAACGATACTCCTGGCTGGAAGTTTCCTGCTTCTTGGAAATTGTTCTTTGGTGCTCCTCCACCCTTGACCATGTATTGA
- the LOC130690307 gene encoding protein CASC3-like yields MERRMDRRERERERSRQSSSTDRVDLDSRTPLAWQHRDFNYQHSGGSNNQSNFHERYPEGVPSSSSDRFSHPSLGSRSARSAAMEDGRGQRQSESGQQTGKRMHGSVPAARGGGKKASTSSSTGTSNHTGITPAAEGAGGGGGRPGNRNSARPSRSSEETTTGSSSETETDAERMQTSRPGTSGTLRSIQSMPLLTPLQQHHMQQQQAIYNPVLASGGIYGVVGMHPGMMAQSAQIQAAAVAAATGNPTWNGEPCPVHGSGIHPAHHQMQIGHYQTPHGTLATYQPLYSSMSMKRAASIHEMAMATPLPAIMPPPPPPGPIYGTLPHPGAGAHQFVMPPPSHEQPTHFVMMTAPSSMIHGPPASSLGGRRTRHAQVRSGGPGSLPPMPTASQMATMQRQSRQLVVNGKNGQPEPLPVRHDAPPLPPKIPPSDVASKTASRTSTAKPFSYNACCKGNVVVLWVILGIIGLGVVLAIVFYYAFQ; encoded by the exons ATGGAGCGACGCATGGATCGTCGTGAACGAGAGCGGGAACGATCCCGTCAAAGCAGTTCCACCGATCGTGTCGACTTGGATTCACGCACGCCCCTAGCCTGGCAACACCGCGATTTCAATTACCAGCACAGCGGTGGTAGTAACAATCAATCCAATTTCCACGAGAGATatccag AAGGTGTACCGTCTTCCAGCTCGGATCGTTTTTCTCACCCGAGTCTGGGTTCGCGATCGGCTCGGTCTGCGGCCATGGAGGATGGCAGAGGACAGCGACAGTCTGAGAGCGGCCAACAGACGGGTAAGAGGATGCACGGCAGCGTTCCAGCCGCCCGAGGTGGTGGCAAGAAAGCATCGACTTCTTCGTCGACAGGAACTAGCAACCACACCGGAATAACACCAGCAGCCGAAGGCGCTGGTGGTGGCGGCGGCAGACCAGGTAACCGCAACTCCGCTCGCCCATCGCGTTCCAGCGAAGAAACAACGACCGGCTCGAGCAGCGAAACGGAAACAGACGCCGAGAG AATGCAGACGAGCCGGCCAGGAACTAGTGGAACATTGCGCTCGATTCAGTCGATGCCGTTGTTGACTCCGTTGCAACAGCATCACATGCAACAGCAACAGGCGATTTATAATCCGGTTTTGGCCTCGGGCGGTATATACGGGGTGGTCGGAATGCATCCAGGAATGATGGCCCAATCAGCTCAAATACAGGCCGCTGCCGTGGCCGCAGCAACCGGAAATCCGACATGGAATGGAGAACCGTGTCCCGTTCACGGTTCCGGAATTCATCCGGCTCACCATCAGATGCAGATTGGACATTACCAGACGCCTCATGGAACACTGGCAACGTATCAGCCGTTGTACAGTAGCATGTCGATGAAGCGTGCAGCTTCCATCCACGAAATGGCCATGGCTACTCCACTGCCGGCCATCATGCCGCCTCCGCCGCCGCCCGGACCCATTTATGGAACTTTACCGCATCCGGGTGCGGGTGCCCATCAGTTCGTGATGCCGCCGCCCAGTCACGAACAGCCTACACATTTCGTCATGATGACTGCCCCGTCTTCCATGATCCACGGTCCACCAGCGTCATCTCTCGGCGGGAGGAGAACACGTCACGCACAGGTGCGATCCGGCGGGCCGGGCTCTTTGCCGCCCATGCCGACAGCATCGCAAATGGCCACGATGCAAAGACAAAGTCGTCAGCTGGTGGTCAACGGCAAAAACGGACAGCCGGAACCTTTGCCCGTCCGTCACGACGCGCCGCCTTTGCCACCCAAGATTCCGCCGTCGGACGTCGCGTCGAAAACGGCGTCCAGGACGAGCACGGCCAAGCCGTTCAGCTACAACGCCTGTTGCAAAGGCAACGTCGTCGTCCTTTGGGTCATTTTGGGCATCATCGGATTGGGCGTCGTCCTGGCCATCGTCTTCTATTACGCttttcaatag
- the LOC130690310 gene encoding gastric triacylglycerol lipase-like — MATRHSPTWYSHLGVPLIIIIALNVVEKLSQSMQPDQNEFYNEERYMTTADIIRKRGFPLEVHQAVTEDGYILELHRIPYGRNGLSPNNQSKPVFLQHGLLWNDHAWMMNPTNSSLAFILADHGYDVWMGNSRGNSNSRKHVSLDPEKTDYWNFTWDEMGRFDIPASIDYVLNITGQDKLSAYIGYSLGCTLFFIGAIDKPKLNNQVEMMIGLGPTASIAHLDNFYRYLGMVVKIYHFLVRMTCTAVLHSNDGLSHNLLKFFCDSGRFGANLCLHLLFQIFGYSQSYYVSALNAIIGHYPDGTSIGAAVQFLQHSTSGESFHHFDYGCHENRRRYGTCTPAHYDLSLVTAPVYLMSGDQDPIAPPKDVQWLATKLGNLKSSIEIESPFTHGDFLWSTRATELVYLPIISLLSKSHLTSSV, encoded by the exons ATGGCGACACGACATTCCCCGACATGGTATTCTCATCTAGGTGTTCcactcatcatcatcatcgcacTCAACGTTGTCGAAAAATTGTCTCAGTCCATGCAACCGgatcaaaatgaattttacaaTGAGGAGCGTTACATGACGACG GCGGATATTATTCGCAAACGTGGATTTCCTTTAGAAGTCCATCAAGCAGTGACGGAAGACGGGTATATCCTTGAACTTCACCGGATACCTTACGGACGAAATGGACTTTCACCCAACAATCAATCGAAACCGGTTTTTTTGCAGCATGGTCTTTTATGGAATGATCACGCTTGGATGATGAACCCTACAAACAGTTCACTAG CTTTCATTTTGGCGGATCATGGCTATG ATGTGTGGATGGGAAATTCAAGAGGTAACAGTAATTCCAGGAAGCACGTATCGTTGGATCCGGAAAAAACAGACTATTGGAACTTCAC GTGGGACGAGATGGGTCGTTTCGACATACCTGCCAGTATTGACTACGTTCTTAATATCACTGGGCAAGACAAATTATCAGCCTATATCGGATATTCTCTTGGCTGCACACTCTTCTTTATAGGCGCAATTGATAAACCAAAATTGAATAACCAGGTTGAAATGATGATTGGGCTCGGACCAACGGCCAGTATCGCTCACTTGGACAATTTTTACCGTTATTTGGGAATGGTTGTTAAAATTTATCAC TTCTTGGTTCGCATGACGTGCACAGCAGTTTTGCATTCCAACGATGGACTTTCCCACAATTTGCTGAAATTCTTTTGTGACTCCGGACGATTTGGTGCCAATTTATGTCTGCACTTGCTCTTCCAGATTTTCGGATATTCGCAATCATATTACGTG TCCGCCCTAAACGCCATAATTGGACATTATCCGGATGGAACGTCCATCGGAGCTGCCGTACAGTTCCTCCAACATTCAACTTCCG GTGAATCATTCCATCACTTTGACTACGGTTGCCATGAAAACCGGAGACGTTATGGAACTTGCACTCCAGCACACTACGACCTAAGTCTTGTTACGGCCCCTGTCTACCTAATGAGCGGGGATCAAGATCCGATAGCACCGCCTAAA GACGTGCAGTGGTTGGCGACCAAACTGGGCAATTTGAAATCTTCCATAGAGATTGAGAGTCCATTCACCCACGGCGATTTCTTGTGGTCAACGCGAGCCACTGAGCTAGTTTACCTACCCATCATTAGCCTTCTTTCAAAGTCCCATCTCACTAGTTCTGTATAA
- the LOC130690340 gene encoding uncharacterized protein LOC130690340 yields MMQTITTTQEFYRTCVVAVGTFLNCIVILVVTSSQQLRYPRHIFWAAISFSECLFLVQCALELAVIVNHDQLACQVFVLMCSVDYSVLLLCILLAALDRYLSIVRYEWYKKNVTVRNVIVLISTTSALTLVIVTIPFWTGYQSIYTCTENLIHLHWVLAWDLVLGTVCVVLHFKIFVETKTIIRQYLPCYRHKPITVRFVTAPVRTSVASSGPRRETSPIGERVLFAFPEIPSSVNCADGNASHSHSADAQLALSIDHLGAGCFPWMQSRSKISRLEVQAALNMSVNVLPFCLCTFPVSSYAIGLYWCIRLEGDCSAILRTWPYMWNFFLLHSIYNPVMYMLSSSEFQRAILHTIRKLINKCQLQATGN; encoded by the exons ATGATGCAAACCATCACGACCACCCAGGAATTTTACAGGACTTGTGTAGTTGCTGTTGGCACGTTTTTGAATTGTATCGTCATCTTAGTGGTGACCAGTTCGCAGCAATTGCGCTATCCACGGCACATTTTTTGGGCCGCCATTTCGTTTTCTGAATGCCTCTTTTTGGTCCAGTGCGCTCTCGAATTGGCCGTTATCGTCAATCACGATCAGCTGGCCTGTCAAGTGTTTGTTCTCATGTGCAGCGTCGATTATTCCGTGCTGTTGCTCTGCATTTTGCTGGCCGCTTTGGATCGTTACTTGTCCATTGTCCGCTACGAATGGTACAAGAAGAACGTCACCGTTCGCAACGTGATCGTGTTAATTTCGACGACCTCGGCATTGACGTTGGTGATAGTTACCATTCCATTTTGGACGGGTTATCAATCCATTTATACTTGCACGGAGAATTTGATTCATTTGCATTGGGTGCTCGCGTGGGATCTCGTTTTGGGCACTGTCTGCGTCGTCCTCCATTTCAAGATTTTCGTTGAAACTAAGACGATTATTCGGCAATATTTGCCCTGCTATCGACACAAACCCATCACGGTCAGGTTCGTGACGGCACCTGTCCGAACATCTGTAGCCAGTTCTG GGCCGAGAAGGGAAACATCACCGATAGGCGAAAgagttttatttgcttttcccGAAATCCCTTCTTCCGTTAACTGTGCTGATGGAAATGCGTCTCATTCGCATTCGGCGGATGCTCAGTTGGCTTTGTCCATCGACCATTTGGGGGCCGGTTGTTTTCCCTGGATGCAAAGCCGTTCGAAAATCAGTCGGCTTGAAGTTCAAGCTGCTCTCAATATGTCCGTCAATGTCCTGCCGTTCTGTTTGTGTACGTTTCCTGTGTCCAGTTACGCCATTGGTCTTTATTGGTGCATCCGCCTGGAAGGAGATTGCAGCGCGATTTTGCGGACATGGCCTTACATgtggaattttttcttattgcacAGCATCTACAATCCGGTCATGTACATGTTAAGTAGTTCCGAATTTCAAAGGGCGATTCTCCATACCATAAGGAAATTGATTAACAAATGTCAGTTGCAGGCTACAGGAAATTGA
- the LOC130690303 gene encoding probable serine--tRNA ligase, cytoplasmic isoform X1 — translation MVLDIDLFRADKGGDPEKMRENQRKRFKDVKLVDLIVEKDNQWRQLRFQLDQLNKLKNSASKEIGEKMKLERKKPPVPKSESLEARGAYQNLSSPQTLENLNSHLQSHSYIDGYTPCHLDVAIHASMPKPVLSSYPHINRWYHHISAIKGSIQKKEPVGDDVLPDGLESLMGSMSLTGEQLKPLTVNQIKKVSTLMDKAIAETNKKLDETEKERNDGLREMGNHLHSSVHVSDNEDENVVERTFGDCVTRKKYSHVDLIHMVEGMDAERGTVTAGGRGYYLLGPMVFLEQALIQLALRILQTKGYIAMGTPFFMRKDIMQDVAQLSQFDDELYKVIGKGSEKAEDKEVDEKYLIATSEQPIAAFHRDEWIKETELPKRYAGISSCFRQEVGSHGRDTRGIFRVHQFQKVEQFCITSPHDNLSWQMMDEMIGNAEAFYQALNIPYRIVNIVSGALNNAAAKKLDLEAWFPGSGAFRELVSCSNCLEYQSRRLLIRYGQTKKMNAQTDYVHMLNATMCATTRVICAILELNQTETGIKIPDVLKPFMPPAYAEEIPFTKPAPIDEMELKKQKKK, via the exons ATGGTTCTCGATATCGATCTGTTTCGAGCCGACAAGGGCGGTGATCCCGAAAAAATGAGGGAAAACCAGAGGAAAAGATTCAAAGATGTAAAACTTGTAGATTTAATTGTTGAAAAAGACAATCAATGGAGACAAT TACGATTCCAATTGGATCAGCTAaataagttgaagaattccgCCAGCAAGGAGATTGGTGAGAAAATGAAG CTGGAACGCAAAAAGCCTCCTGTCCCTAAATCAGAATCACTAGAGGCCAGGGGCGCTTACCAAAATCTGTCCAGTCCCCAAACGTTGGAAAACTTGAATTCTCACTTGCAATCTCATAGCTATATCGATGGATACACTCCATGTCATTTGGATGTAGCTATACATGCTTCGATGCCTAAACCAGTGCTTTCTAGCTACCCACACATAAACCGGTGGTACCATCACATCAGTGCGATAAAAGGTTCTATCCAG aaaaaagaaccTGTAGGTGATGATGTTCTTCCTGACGGGCTTGAATCACTCATGGGCTCTATGAGCCTAACTGGAGAGCAACTAAAACCATTGACGGTTAACCAAATCAAGAAGGTCAGCACACTCATGGATAAAGCCATTGCTGAGACGAACAAGAAATTGGATGAGACCGAAAAGGAAAGGAATGATGGTCTTAGAGAAATGGGCAATCATTTGCACTCCAGTGTCCATGTCAGCGATAATGAG GACGAAAATGTTGTGGAACGGACATTCGGCGACTGTGTCACCCGCAAGAAATACTCTCACGTGGATCTTATCCACATGGTTGAGGGTATGGATGCGGAGCGAGGAACTGTGACGGCTGGCGGTCGCGGTTATTACCTTCTCGGACCCATGGTCTTTTTGGAGCAA GCTTTGATCCAACTAGCTCTTAGAATTTTGCAAACCAAGGGCTACATTGCCATGGGAACCCCCTTTTTCATGCGGAAAGATATCATGCAAGATGTTGCTCAGCTCTCTCAGTTTGACGATGAGCTCTACAAG GTCATCGGTAAAGGCAGCGAAAAAGCTGAAGATAAGGAAGTAGACGAGAAATACTTGATCGCTACTTCTGAACAACCGATCGCTGCCTTCCATCGCGACGAATGGATCAAGGAAACGGAATTGCCCAAACGCTACGCTGGAATCTCGTCTTGCTTCCGCCAGGAAGTGGGTTCTCACGGCCGCGATACCCGCGGCATCTTCCGCGTTCATCAATTCCAAAAG GTGGAGCAATTTTGCATCACATCCCCTCACGACAACCTGTCGTGGCAGATGATGGACGAAATGATTGGCAACGCCGAGGCTTTCTACCAGGCGCTGAACATCCCATACAGGATCGTTAACATTGTCTCCGGAGCGTTGAACAACGCTGCGGCTAAGAAACTTGATCTTGAAGCCTGGTTTCCAGGCTCAG GTGCTTTCCGCGAACTGGTCTCGTGCTCAAACTGTTTAGAGTATCAGTCACGCCGGTTGCTGATTCGCTACGGCCAGACTAAGAAAATGAACGCTCAG ACGGATTACGTGCACATGCTGAACGCTACGATGTGCGCCACTACCCGCGTTATTTGCGCCATTCTGGAACTAAATCAAACGGAGACTGGCATTAAAATTCCCGATGTGCTGAAACCCTTCATGCCTCCTG cgTACGCTGAAGAGATCCCGTTTACTAAACCGGCGCCGATTGACGAAATGGAGttgaaaaaacagaagaaaaagtaa